The following are encoded together in the Populus trichocarpa isolate Nisqually-1 chromosome 5, P.trichocarpa_v4.1, whole genome shotgun sequence genome:
- the LOC18099214 gene encoding UPF0481 protein At3g47200, which translates to MIKTSEMESNSVEDEEGNDHVIRIWEVNEDRLNLMHQKISDPPKLLTKAAANSSCCIFKVPQRFIDINGKSYQPHVVSIGPYHHGEEHLKMIEEHKWRYLGSILSRTQNKGLDLEVLLKAIQPLEKKARECYSQIIHFDTDEFIEMMVVDGCFIIELFRKVGNVVEFEVDDPIVTMAWIIPFFYRDLLRLENQIPFFVLECLFDITRMPGEESGPSLCKLSLDFFNYALQRPDNIIARHNDLNAKHLLDLVRSSFIDFEQGQSLHVDTSTPMIHSVSKLRRAGIELSQGNPEDSFLVVKFKNGVIEMPTITIDETVTSFLLNCVAFEQCHNGSSKHFTTYATLLDCLVNTFKDVEHLSDCNIIENYFGTDSEVASFINDLGKEVAFDIERCYLSSLFHDVDQYYKNSRHVQWASFKYTYFSTPWSFVSALAALIILLLTVSQTVYTIYGTYKK; encoded by the coding sequence ATGATCAAGACGAGTGAAATGGAGAGCAATTCAGTAGAAGATGAAGAAGGCAATGATCATGTCATAAGAATTTGGGAGGTGAACGAGGATCGCTTGAACTTGATGCACCAAAAAATCTCCGACCCACCAAAATTATTGACCAAAGCAGCTGCTAACAGTTCATGCTGCATCTTTAAAGTCCCCCAAAGGTTCATCGATATCAACGGTAAGTCCTACCAACCTCATGTAGTTTCAATAGGACCTTATCACCATGGTGAGGAACACCTTAAAATGATTGAAGAACACAAGTGGAGATATTTAGGTTCTATCCTCTCGAGGACACAGAACAAAGGTTTGGACTTGGAGGTCTTGTTGAAGGCAATACAGCCACtagaaaagaaagcaagagagTGTTACTCACAAATTATCCACTTTGACACTGATGAATTTATTGAGATGATGGTTGTTGATGGTTGTTTTATTATAGAGTTGTTTCGTAAAGTTGGAAATGTTGTTGAATTCGAGGTTGATGACCCTATTGTCACCATGGCATGGATCATCCCTTTTTTTTACAGGGATTTACTTAGACTCGAGAACCAGATTCCTTTCTTTGTTCTTGAGTGTTTATTTGATATAACAAGAATGCCAGGAGAAGAATCTGGCCCTTCTTTGTGCAAACTTTcgttggatttcttcaattatgcTCTTCAAAGACCAGATAATATTATTGCAAGGCATAATGATCTTAATGCCAAACATCTACTCGATTTAGTTCGTTCAAGTTTCATAGATTTTGAGCAAGGCCAATCACTCCATGTGGACACATCGACTCCCATGATTCACTCTGTATCCAAACTTCGCCGTGCCGGAATTGAGCTCAGTCAAGGAAATCCTGAGGATAGTTTCTTGGTGGTGAAATTCAAGAACGGGGTGATAGAGATGCCTACCATAACCATTGATGAAACTGTAACTTCTTTTTTGCTAAATTGTGTAGCATTCGAGCAGTGTCATAATGGTTCTTCCAAGCATTTCACAACGTATGCAACTCTTCTGGATTGCCTGGTTAACACCTTCAAAGATGTAGAACATCTATCTGACTGCAATATTATCGAGAATTACTTTGGTACTGATTCAGAAGTTGCAAGTTTCATCAATGATCTTGGTAAAGAAGTAGCATTTGATATCGAAAGGTGTTATTTGTCCAGTTTGTTCCATGATGTTGACCAATACTACAAGAATAGTAGGCACGTACAGTGGGCAAGCTTCAAGTATACTTATTTTAGCACTCCATGGTCTTTTGTATCAGCATTGGCTGCCTTGATTATCCTTCTTCTTACGGTATCTCAAACCGTCTACACCATTTATGGCACTTACAAAAAGTAA
- the LOC18099215 gene encoding GDP-mannose 4,6 dehydratase 1, which translates to MASESDQPRSASATPVNGEIKPKIALVTGITGQDGSYLTEFLLNKGYEVHGLIRRSSNFNTQRINHIYIDPHNVHKARMKLHYADLSDASSLRRWLDTIYPDEVYNLAAQSHVAVSFEVPDYTADVVATGTVRLLEAVRSHIAATGRSHVKYYQAGSSEMFGSTPPPQSETTPFHPRSPYAASKCAAHWYTVNYREAYGLFACNGILFNHESPRRGENFVTRKITRALGRIKVGLQSKLYLGNLQASRDWGFAGDYVEAMWMMLQQEKPDDYVVATEESHTVEEFLEVAFGYVGMNWKDHVVIDKKYFRPAEVDNLKGDSSKARKVLGWKPKVGFEQLVRMMVDEDVDLAKREKVLVDAGYINAQQQP; encoded by the coding sequence ATGGCATCCGAATCAGACCAACCCCGATCCGCCTCCGCCACTCCCGTTAACGGCgaaatcaaacccaaaatcGCCCTAGTCACCGGTATAACCGGTCAGGATGGTTCATATCTCACTGAATTCCTCCTCAACAAAGGCTATGAAGTTCATGGGCTGATTCGTAGGTCCTCCAATTTCAACACGCAGCGGATTAACCATATTTATATAGATCCACACAATGTCCATAAAGCCCGAATGAAGCTCCATTATGCAGATCTCTCTGACGCGTCGTCTCTCCGTCGTTGGCTCGACACTATCTACCCCGACGAAGTCTACAACCTTGCAGCCCAATCCCATGTGGCAGTCTCTTTCGAAGTCCCTGATTACACGGCGGATGTCGTCGCCACCGGAACTGTCCGCCTTCTTGAGGCGGTGAGGTCTCATATTGCCGCGACAGGGCGAAGCCATGTCAAGTACTATCAAGCGGGATCTTCGGAAATGTTTGGGTCTACGCCGCCACCGCAATCAGAAACCACCCCATTTCATCCAAGATCACCATATGCCGCGTCAAAATGCGCGGCGCATTGGTACACTGTTAATTACAGGGAGGCTTATGGGCTGTTTGCTTGCAATGGGATTTTATTCAATCACGAATCTCCTCGTCGCGGGGAGAATTTTGTAACCCGAAAGATTACGAGGGCTCTTGGGAGAATTAAGGTGGGGTTGCAGAGTAAGTTGTATTTAGGGAATTTGCAGGCCTCGAGGGATTGGGGTTTCGCAGGGGATTACGTGGAGGCAATGTGGATGATGTTGCAGCAGGAAAAGCCTGATGATTATGTGGTTGCGACAGAGGAATCGCATACGGTGGAGGAGTTTTTGGAAGTGGCATTTGGGTATGTTGGGATGAATTGGAAGGATCATGTTGTAATTGATAAGAAGTATTTTAGGCCTGCTGAAGTGGATAATTTGAAAGGGGATTCGAGCAAGGCGAGGAAAGTGCTTGGCTGGAAGCCTAAAGTTGGGTTTGAGCAATTGGTGAGGATGATGGTCGATGAAGATGTTGATTTAGCTAAGAGGGAGAAGGTTCTTGTTGATGCTGGTTACATCAATGCTCAGCAACAGCCTTGA
- the LOC18099216 gene encoding uncharacterized protein LOC18099216 isoform X2, whose translation MGASESSLSSSQKLTDEITTVTERSEAVDPILERLESLKITRPILTSPRKEEGSLTDILVRKASASSAPAVNPNVLLELFSIYRDWLEAKVQQISKKQEEIGNKIEVADVLAIKLLQRFNYSVSAMKTASQNLSEVHSLQVEIGELKGRLTEVISNCDALCNRITSEGPESLRSSVKPFSTATADSEISSSSSSVQRV comes from the exons ATGGGTGCCTCCGAGTCTAGTCTTTCAAGTTCGCAG AAACTGACAGATGAGATCACTACCGTCACTGAGAGATCAGAAGCTGTGGATCCCATTTTGGAGAGGCTCGAATCCCTCAAAATT ACAAGGCCAATATTAACTTCACCTCGAAAGGAAGAAGGTAGTTTGACTGACATTTTGGTGAGGAAGGCATCGGCTTCTTCAGCTCCTG CTGTAAATCCAAATGTGTTGTTGGAGCTCTTCTCGATATATCGTGATTGGCTAGAGGCGAAGGTCCAGCAGATTAGCAAGAAACAG GAGGAGATAGGAAATAAGATAGAAGTGGCAGATGTTTTGGCAATTAAACTTCTTCAAAGGTTTAATTACTCGGTGTCAGCAATGAAGACTGCATCGCAGAATCTATCAGAAG TTCATTCTCTGCAGGTGGAGATTGGGGAGTTAAAAGGGAGGCTGACTGAGGTGATTAGTAATTGTGATGCATTGTGCAATAGAATTACTTCAGAGGGGCCAGAATCTCTTCGTTCATCAGTTAAGCCATTTTCAACTGCCACTGCTGACTCAGAGATCAGCTCTAGCTCATCATCTGTGCAAAGAGTATGA
- the LOC18099216 gene encoding uncharacterized protein LOC18099216 isoform X1, with the protein MGASESSLSSSQKLTDEITTVTERSEAVDPILERLESLKITRPILTSPRKEEGSLTDILVRKASASSAPAAVNPNVLLELFSIYRDWLEAKVQQISKKQEEIGNKIEVADVLAIKLLQRFNYSVSAMKTASQNLSEVHSLQVEIGELKGRLTEVISNCDALCNRITSEGPESLRSSVKPFSTATADSEISSSSSSVQRV; encoded by the exons ATGGGTGCCTCCGAGTCTAGTCTTTCAAGTTCGCAG AAACTGACAGATGAGATCACTACCGTCACTGAGAGATCAGAAGCTGTGGATCCCATTTTGGAGAGGCTCGAATCCCTCAAAATT ACAAGGCCAATATTAACTTCACCTCGAAAGGAAGAAGGTAGTTTGACTGACATTTTGGTGAGGAAGGCATCGGCTTCTTCAGCTCCTG CAGCTGTAAATCCAAATGTGTTGTTGGAGCTCTTCTCGATATATCGTGATTGGCTAGAGGCGAAGGTCCAGCAGATTAGCAAGAAACAG GAGGAGATAGGAAATAAGATAGAAGTGGCAGATGTTTTGGCAATTAAACTTCTTCAAAGGTTTAATTACTCGGTGTCAGCAATGAAGACTGCATCGCAGAATCTATCAGAAG TTCATTCTCTGCAGGTGGAGATTGGGGAGTTAAAAGGGAGGCTGACTGAGGTGATTAGTAATTGTGATGCATTGTGCAATAGAATTACTTCAGAGGGGCCAGAATCTCTTCGTTCATCAGTTAAGCCATTTTCAACTGCCACTGCTGACTCAGAGATCAGCTCTAGCTCATCATCTGTGCAAAGAGTATGA